A single Carnobacterium inhibens subsp. inhibens DSM 13024 DNA region contains:
- a CDS encoding flagellar motor switch protein encodes MNKETTALETLLKFKNVLIDEKEALIKNDSAKVKALVEKKQLFLDSLPTLITEGLTKADLIEVVEDIKILQETNLTLAKQALQYQETMMEAITKGVKTGGSTYSKQGDYSTTQQANLIDQSL; translated from the coding sequence ATGAATAAAGAAACGACTGCACTTGAGACACTACTGAAATTTAAAAATGTTCTTATAGATGAAAAAGAAGCATTAATTAAAAATGATAGTGCAAAAGTAAAAGCTCTTGTGGAAAAAAAACAACTATTCTTAGACAGTCTTCCGACACTAATAACAGAAGGATTAACAAAAGCAGACCTTATTGAAGTGGTGGAAGACATTAAAATTTTGCAAGAAACAAATTTAACTCTAGCAAAACAAGCTTTGCAGTATCAAGAAACAATGATGGAAGCTATTACTAAAGGGGTTAAAACAGGTGGGTCTACTTACTCCAAACAGGGAGACTATAGTACCACACAACAAGCTAATCTTATTGACCAATCCCTATAA
- the flgM gene encoding flagellar biosynthesis anti-sigma factor FlgM — protein MKIGNNGYNQYVNNVRQNQENTPSKGLTKTNADINEESVTVNISDAAKQLAKIKSTDTVAMSSNVEAIKKAVLNGTYDVSPEKIANGMMQAMNNQREFTK, from the coding sequence ATGAAAATAGGAAATAATGGCTACAACCAATACGTTAATAATGTCCGTCAAAATCAAGAAAACACACCTAGCAAAGGTTTAACTAAAACGAATGCAGACATTAATGAAGAATCAGTAACAGTTAACATTTCGGATGCAGCTAAACAATTGGCAAAGATTAAATCAACCGATACTGTAGCAATGTCATCAAATGTAGAAGCAATTAAAAAGGCTGTATTAAATGGTACCTATGACGTCTCACCTGAAAAAATTGCGAATGGCATGATGCAAGCAATGAACAACCAAAGGGAGTTTACTAAGTAA
- the fliY gene encoding flagellar motor switch phosphatase FliY, which yields MSSEKLTQEEIDAMLNGNAPIPEPQTTDTLDQTQVDIIGEIGNISMSQAATTLSSILNHRVTITTPVVSCLKFQEIIDESVVPKVVTTIKFKKGLAGSNLLMMNEKDAIIIADLMMDGNGDAEGKEFTELELSAVGEAMNQMMGSAATAMATMLERIVDIFPPDVEVWKDQEHTNYDKISGDTTVCKIAFQMTVDDLIQSEIMQIFTLETVRNISKIVLADEGEVIQDRELPAKPEAPTVPIEPATSQVLQSTEGKIAIQKPEFQELTHAGSLKTPRNLDLIMDVPLQFSVMLGESKKTIKDILSLGTGSVVELNKMTDEPLEIYVNGKLIAEGEVVVINESFGIRITNILSKEQRIQHLN from the coding sequence ATGAGCAGTGAAAAATTAACGCAAGAAGAAATTGATGCAATGTTGAATGGAAATGCCCCTATCCCTGAGCCACAAACAACTGACACACTTGACCAAACACAAGTAGATATTATTGGAGAAATTGGAAATATTTCCATGTCTCAAGCCGCTACGACATTGTCTTCGATCTTGAATCATCGAGTAACGATCACGACGCCTGTTGTGTCTTGCTTGAAATTCCAAGAAATCATTGACGAAAGTGTTGTACCAAAAGTAGTCACAACCATTAAATTTAAAAAAGGGTTAGCTGGCAGTAACCTGTTAATGATGAATGAAAAAGATGCGATTATTATTGCGGATCTCATGATGGACGGAAACGGTGATGCTGAAGGAAAAGAATTTACGGAGCTTGAATTAAGCGCTGTAGGAGAAGCCATGAACCAAATGATGGGTTCTGCTGCTACCGCTATGGCGACCATGTTGGAACGCATTGTAGATATTTTCCCGCCAGATGTTGAAGTATGGAAAGACCAAGAACACACCAACTACGACAAAATTAGTGGAGATACGACAGTCTGCAAAATTGCTTTTCAGATGACAGTAGATGACTTGATTCAAAGTGAAATCATGCAGATCTTTACTCTTGAGACGGTAAGAAACATCTCAAAAATTGTGTTAGCAGATGAAGGTGAAGTGATTCAAGACCGTGAATTGCCGGCCAAACCTGAAGCCCCTACTGTTCCAATCGAACCGGCTACTAGCCAAGTACTGCAAAGCACAGAAGGTAAAATCGCAATTCAAAAACCTGAGTTCCAAGAATTGACACATGCTGGCAGTTTGAAGACTCCAAGAAATTTAGATTTAATTATGGATGTGCCATTGCAATTCAGCGTTATGCTGGGCGAAAGCAAAAAAACCATCAAAGACATTTTGTCTTTAGGAACCGGATCAGTTGTGGAACTAAACAAAATGACTGATGAACCTTTAGAAATTTATGTAAATGGAAAATTAATCGCTGAAGGCGAAGTGGTTGTAATCAATGAAAGCTTCGGAATTCGAATCACCAACATTTTAAGCAAAGAACAACGCATTCAACATTTGAACTAA
- the fliM gene encoding flagellar motor switch protein FliM, whose protein sequence is MKQVLSQQEIDSLLQAVESGEIDAKGLDEQEQEKNKVKSYDFRRPVRLSKEYISTLNMVFEEFTKIIGNILSTQVRTNVDVQLASIEQVSFDEFVHSVPRFTLMGLFHSAPLEGTQIIEISPQLCLQLVDLLCGSMEIRDNAEEMTKESFTDIEMAILEEVLTNFVHSFELAWRDVVEIKGTMDSTETNPQMMQAMSPNEPVVLVTFTVELFNVRTFINLCIPYIFFEGILDKLSLRNWFHSEKETDHSDSGKLEKSLHSAPVNLEVLLGETVMTLENFLQLELGDIIPLDGKTSDPLILSVEKLPRYFVKPGLKGKNMAVEVLQYIGGETDE, encoded by the coding sequence GTGAAGCAAGTTTTATCACAGCAAGAGATTGATTCGTTATTGCAAGCGGTAGAAAGTGGAGAAATTGATGCTAAAGGTTTAGACGAGCAAGAACAGGAAAAAAACAAGGTCAAAAGCTATGACTTTAGACGTCCTGTTCGTCTGTCAAAAGAATACATAAGTACATTAAATATGGTTTTCGAAGAATTCACTAAAATAATCGGTAATATACTTTCCACTCAAGTCAGAACTAATGTAGATGTGCAGTTAGCTTCAATCGAACAAGTCAGTTTTGATGAGTTTGTGCACTCGGTTCCGCGCTTTACGTTAATGGGATTATTCCATTCTGCACCATTAGAAGGAACGCAGATCATAGAAATCAGTCCGCAACTTTGTTTGCAATTGGTTGATTTGTTATGCGGCAGTATGGAAATTCGAGACAACGCAGAGGAAATGACGAAAGAAAGTTTTACCGATATTGAGATGGCAATCTTAGAAGAAGTATTAACGAATTTTGTTCATTCTTTTGAATTGGCTTGGCGTGATGTGGTAGAAATTAAAGGGACAATGGATTCAACAGAAACCAACCCTCAAATGATGCAAGCCATGTCTCCAAATGAACCAGTCGTTTTGGTCACATTCACAGTTGAATTGTTTAATGTTCGAACATTTATTAATTTATGTATTCCTTATATCTTTTTTGAAGGGATATTAGATAAATTAAGTTTACGCAATTGGTTCCATTCTGAAAAAGAAACCGACCATTCAGATAGTGGGAAATTAGAAAAAAGTCTGCATTCTGCCCCAGTAAACCTAGAAGTACTTTTAGGTGAAACAGTCATGACGTTGGAAAACTTTCTACAATTAGAATTGGGAGACATCATTCCTTTAGATGGTAAAACATCTGATCCGTTGATCTTATCTGTGGAAAAACTTCCACGCTATTTTGTTAAGCCAGGATTAAAAGGAAAAAACATGGCGGTTGAAGTATTACAGTATATTGGAGGAGAGACAGACGAATGA